A window of the Radiobacillus deserti genome harbors these coding sequences:
- a CDS encoding helix-turn-helix transcriptional regulator, producing the protein MEKEFLTVRSLATLLEMSEQTTYKLAREGVIPGRVKVGVTVK; encoded by the coding sequence ATGGAAAAAGAGTTTCTTACAGTTCGGTCATTAGCTACTTTATTAGAAATGAGTGAGCAAACAACGTATAAATTAGCACGAGAGGGAGTAATACCAGGACGTGTAAAAGTAGGTGTGACCGTCAAGTAA
- a CDS encoding retropepsin-like aspartic protease produces MKIQMMDYLPIVSLAIEFNGNKKTFENVLLDTGCSSTILDTDLSEEIGLLLDLENAITRKMYGIGGTEICIEQKVDSIFLDEFQLTNFTLQLGDVKEMHGFDGIIGIDFLTSNKLIIDFNNMEVRNSSQY; encoded by the coding sequence ATGAAGATCCAAATGATGGATTACTTACCTATTGTTTCATTAGCAATCGAATTTAACGGAAATAAAAAGACTTTTGAAAACGTATTGTTAGATACTGGGTGTTCTTCAACAATATTAGACACCGATTTGTCTGAAGAAATTGGACTTTTACTCGATTTAGAAAATGCAATTACACGAAAGATGTATGGTATTGGCGGAACAGAAATCTGTATAGAACAAAAAGTGGATAGCATCTTTTTAGACGAGTTTCAGTTAACAAACTTTACTTTGCAACTTGGTGATGTTAAAGAAATGCATGGATTTGATGGGATTATTGGGATTGATTTTTTAACTTCTAATAAATTGATCATTGATTTTAACAATATGGAAGTTCGAAATAGTTCTCAGTACTAG